In Pyrus communis chromosome 15, drPyrComm1.1, whole genome shotgun sequence, the genomic stretch caggatcacacccatatttttaaaataatttttggaccacgcacgcgcccccacgcgcctgaataggcacggacctacgcgccccccacgcgcggccacgtgcactgcacactgacggcatcaactgacgccgtcaggaatattccgttaaactgacggaatattccgttaaacttaactgacgccgtccactgccgttaggaatattccgttaaacttaacggaatattcccctttcttctccggcgagcctccggcgccggcgacggcgccggaaaactgggaaattttccaaccgtgttttctccttcgtttttcaaccaatttccatgatttttgaaccaaaatgaagcttagaactagtagaacaacgttagactagttttaaggcctaaaaattaaggaatctcacctgcaacaacgatccaagttcggccaacttcgaacctagccttcccgacgtccaatttcacccaacgaaccactccgaggctccttgggacctcacaaacacaactacaagcttcaaaattgcaaaaacaagctagtttaagggttgcatgaacagtacataattcggccattgttgaaacgacgtgaaaacgttcgaattcttacctggaattggtatggttgtgctcctcacaacctcacgagttcaatggtgtaattggtttcttgattggtgaaagttttgagtATGTTTGAGTGTGATCCGtatgttgaagaagaagaagaagaactcggggagagagagagagagagagagagactgagagacagagtgacagaaagtgagggaaagagggagggaatcccgggagaaaaagaaagggtatgagtgtgtgtggtcctacacacCACACCATACAACACTAATGTGTAAACGAACaaattaggggtaaaatcgtaaattcatacgtacgttttaataatcccgggacgggatgttacatttaatgtggacaaccacatcatttgaattaatcagatttttaaatttagttcattatttaataaactaataattaagaaaaactagttaattaaatgatgattgtggtatacgaggagtttttctcctctttttccttgagttttgcaaatttttcaaatgatgtaacTGTTCatatcagatgccacctaagatggtatggaaatatagtataaaaacatggtacgAATATCATTACTCACAAGCAGaatataatttcacacaaaCCAATCGCACAAGTGATTCtatctaatattaaaaaataaaaaataaaaaaaaatctctctcccctctctcgccactcactcccacattctctctcttctttcatttaaaaaaaaattgttcgaGCATATGCTAGTATTTTTAATACAACGGTATTATTTGCATTGAAAGATTAGGCTAAATGATAACACACCCTCTCTGTATTATGAAAAACAACTCGTATCCTCTCAGTTGTGTATATCCTGCCTGTATCTGAAAATCTTACTTTCTTGGACTTAAGTTACGCTTTTGACTTGAGTTACGCTTTTGATTTGCGAAGCGGGGACCTTGCTGAGCTTGATGCTTGTTGCCCGCGTCTCCGGCGTCTTTGGGTGCTGGACTTGGTCGAAGACAATGAGTTGGAGGCTGTAGGATCTAACTGTCCTTTACTTGAGGAACTCCGTGTTTTCGCTTGTCATCCTGACATTATCCGCGAGGTGACTGAATCCGGGTTTGTTGCTGTGTCTTATGGCTGCAGAAAACGCCGCTGCATCCTCTACTTCTGTTGTCAGATGACTAATGCCGCTGTCGCAACCGTTGTATAAAACTGCGCTGATATCGCCCACTTTTGTCTCAGCGTAATGATCCCAAGCCAACCGGAATACCTAACAAACGAGCCTCTGGACGAGGGTTTTAGTGCAGTGGTGAAGAATTGCATTAAACTCCAATGGCTTGCAGTGTCAGGTTTATTGATCAATCGTGCCTTTGAGTACATTGGGAGGTATGCTAAGAATTTGGAAACGCTTTCAGTTCTAGCGCCCGCGGGAAAAAAGCGATTGGGGAACACCATTGTGTGCTGAAAGGTTGTCCAAAGCTCAAGAAACTTGAGATAAGGGAGTGCCCGTTTGGGATGTAGCCTTGCTCTCGGGTATAGACAAGTACGAATCTGTGAGGTCATTTTGGATGTTGGCCTGCAATGTGACAATGGCCGCCTGCCGGTTATTGGCAAGTGACGGGGGGAATGATGACCGTCTGGCTGATAAAGTTTATGTTTACCGTTCAGTTGCTGGGCCGAGAAGGGATGCCCCGCCTTTTGTTCTCAGTTTCTGAAGATTCGAAACTCTTACCCTACGTTTTGAATCTTACAGAGTACGTGGTTGCATGTTCTTCAAGTATCCTGCTTGGGGCTGAAACTTGCTTCAGTGGGTCGAGTGACAGAGAAGTTATCGACAGCCTTCCAGCTAACTGGGAGCGCGTCTTGCTGCGTTGTTTGAAGCATGTCTAGTCTCATTAACAACGGCCTTGCCTTCCAACGTGGCTGCAGAAAAACCTGCCTGGAATATGTTGCTTCTGCTGTTGAGAATAGCAGCGGACCGCGGTTCATATCGAAGGCCTATGCCGTTGTGATTAGTGAAGCGAATTACAGACAAGGTGATCGTGTCATGGATGATGAGGACGGACATGGAAGAAGATGTATTGCTTGTGCACTGGTTCTCACATCTTATTCGATCAAAGCCTCAAGAGTCAGCCGagctagggtttagggttttcgatttatttatattttggtttGTGACGGTCCGTCTCTGAACAGTTGACAATATAAGCCGCTTGCTCAGGACTCCAAGTATATAAATAATAGATACAAATTTTCAAGTATATACAATTGAATTGCATTAAATATTAAACAATTTATGAGAGACAATGTTCTTTAGCTTGGACTGGATTTAGTCCAAATCATACAAACTTAACTACTATGCACCTACATTCAAAATTTCCATATTTATCTTATAATTtacatcattatttttttttttcttcaaactttTGTCGATATCGACATTTTATCGATGCCTGGGTCGAAGCTTCCATGTTTTTGGATCTCCGACAATTTCCGCAGCTACAGATATTTAAGACGACCTTAATCAACCGAACCAACAGAGCAGATGAAAGATGAGGAGTCCtgaaaattccaacaaccaGATCTCCTTGTAGAAAGCTCCTGCTGATGAAGCTGCAAAAAGCACTCATCAGGTGACCAACTTACATGTCAAAAGTTAAAAGTCAAAGAATTTTACACGCCAAGCATCAAATATCGCATACAAAAAATCATGTACGCAAATTGAATAAAGATACGTCCATGGATGCATGATTCATCTAACCAAACGCTTGCTTTTTGTCTCAGTTGTCAAATGGTTATACCATTCTTAAGTTATAATAGCACAGAAGAGAGTTTCGTTGCTCTTTAAAACTCCATCTCCATATACATTTGTATTTAATGGATCAGGTCAGTGTTAAAGTTCCATTTCCGATTGAGATTCATAATCACAAAAAGTAGATTCACcaaccaaaactcaaaactgaTTCTCGTGTCTCCGTTAAGGTTGcaccaaattttaaatttttatagatTCAATCAAATAAGATCCAATGTCTGCTTAAAATTTGTGTTTTGTACAAAAGTTCATATACtcataaatgtttatgcttatATGAGTTACCTATGTGCTTTGCACAGTTGAACATAAGATGTACTGTCAAATTAACTATTCCACTGAAAAGCCAATCAAATTTTAGAAGAAATAACCAGATTCAGAATTATTAACTGTTAAGTAACTTACTTGAGGAAGGTGATGGAGATATTGAGTCTTGTGGACTTCCCTTGTTTCCGGGACTGGAAGCATAGAACGTTATAGGTGCAGGTGGCACGTGTGGGGACAATTGAGATGAGGGACTCAGAGAAGGCGAATAAGGGGAACCATTAGTAGCATAGGTAGGAGGAGCAATGGGGTTAGAACGAGAAGTTGGTGAGGAGATTGGAGGAATTCTAGAACCGTGATATGGACATGGTGGTGCATGTGCAGGTACCTTGGATGGTGCTGGTGGGAGATGATGAATCTCAGGTGAGGGTGCAGGGGCGAGAAGATGAATGCCAGGTGAGGGTGCTAAGGGGAGGTGATGAATGTCAGGGGAGGGTGCCGGGGGGAGAAGATGAATGTCTGGTAAGGGCGCTGGTGGTAGATGATGAATGTCAGGTGACAGTGCAGGTGGAAGATAATGACCGTGAGGTGACGGTTCTGGAGAGTGAACCGGTGAAGCAGGATATGGAGAAATTGATGACTCTGGAGATGAAGCTGGTGAAGGAGTTGGCTCTGGAGATGGAGCTGGTGAAGGAGTAGGCTCTGGAGATGGAGCTGGTGAAGGAGTTGGAGAGGTTGCAACGGGTGCACCCTTTGGATAAGAAGATAAACTGATACTTTTAACTTTACCAAAGACAGTGTTATTAAGACCCAGATTTTTTGCAGGGGAACCTTTGATTGTTTGAACCAACTGCTTCAATCTCTGTGGCACAATGACCCCTACATCAGACACGAGAGATGCCTGAACCACAACTGGGGGCGCTTTAGTTGAACCTATTCCGTTTATAATTCGCAAAAATA encodes the following:
- the LOC137717761 gene encoding uncharacterized protein, with the protein product MGKSEANLQEQQQQQQQQRQTQEAQNSSGLICPRCSVVFRKIGKELSFRCVAVLILSFSILLSGIFWIPHYYANSSQFDAKEEIKLSATVQAYFRLEKPVTDLVPHVQRLEYDINGEIGVPGTKVAILSMHQFDASDLTDVVFGALSDPINVPIDPVYLTVLRSSLVELFLKQSNLTLTASIFGQPSMFEILKYPGGITVIPVQSASIWQKPQILFNFTLNNSISDIVENFVELNEQLKFGLHLRPSEDVFLRIINGIGSTKAPPVVVQASLVSDVGVIVPQRLKQLVQTIKGSPAKNLGLNNTVFGKVKSISLSSYPKGAPVATSPTPSPAPSPEPTPSPAPSPEPTPSPASSPESSISPYPASPVHSPEPSPHGHYLPPALSPDIHHLPPAPLPDIHLLPPAPSPDIHHLPLAPSPGIHLLAPAPSPEIHHLPPAPSKVPAHAPPCPYHGSRIPPISSPTSRSNPIAPPTYATNGSPYSPSLSPSSQLSPHVPPAPITFYASSPGNKGSPQDSISPSPSSTSSAGAFYKEIWLLEFSGLLIFHLLCWFG